A stretch of Clostridium sp. BJN0001 DNA encodes these proteins:
- a CDS encoding metallophosphoesterase family protein encodes MNKKILCLTISFALSVAVMGTSKLCTKADAAENGVKYNSTYINENLNATESPDHIVLSFTEDPKTTQTITWRTISTDKEGRVEYRVKGTSTWSKNYDREPDVLTCGTGSSTILTGKQNIYSVTLKGLESGSTYEYRVVAVDKNNSEHVSKTNTFKTEEENNTDTKFIVFGDSQSGKPANPEYTPWHNTITEAYKENADADFVTNIGDLVEIGGNYQHWDNWFKAAEGVIDNIPEMPVQGNHETYSNNDFASAAPKDFKGQFSVPDNGLSSLIGQTYSYDYGNVHFVVLDSQEDEEAPSNDKFLEDQAEWLENDLKHNTQKWTIAMFHKTPYYNKKTRNNPAVKDILTPVLEKYHVDVVFNGHDHAISRTYAINDDDYTADFSNGTVYYVTGRSGDKYYTDLRDKVWNAHFVDCQDSPCYQVVDIDDGKLTIDSYKYNTIDISKANPKNVIYNTPQKVDSFTIDKDNPENSTKMQLRKTTNTSLSIAGTLQTNYGVTNSSNKGYIDPSSIAQYYGGTYDKNTLTLTVKDKSYKFNKEDLLKNDASKVCIDALYKQGIDVKYNKEINCVLVDFTSRITDEMISDFDGIKLNK; translated from the coding sequence ATGAATAAAAAAATATTATGTCTAACCATATCATTTGCTTTATCAGTAGCTGTTATGGGAACATCTAAACTTTGCACTAAGGCAGATGCAGCAGAAAATGGAGTTAAGTACAATAGTACTTATATTAATGAAAATTTAAATGCAACAGAGTCTCCAGACCACATTGTTTTAAGTTTTACAGAAGATCCTAAAACAACACAGACCATAACATGGAGAACAATAAGCACAGATAAAGAAGGAAGAGTTGAATATAGAGTTAAAGGCACATCTACTTGGAGTAAAAACTATGATAGAGAACCTGATGTTTTAACTTGTGGTACAGGAAGTAGCACTATATTAACTGGAAAACAAAATATTTACTCAGTTACTTTAAAAGGACTTGAATCTGGATCTACTTATGAATATAGAGTAGTAGCAGTAGACAAAAATAATTCTGAACATGTAAGCAAAACAAATACTTTTAAAACAGAAGAGGAAAATAATACTGATACTAAATTCATAGTATTTGGAGATTCTCAAAGTGGAAAACCTGCTAATCCTGAATATACACCATGGCATAATACAATAACAGAAGCATATAAAGAAAATGCAGATGCTGATTTTGTTACTAATATAGGAGATTTAGTTGAAATAGGAGGAAATTATCAACATTGGGATAACTGGTTTAAAGCAGCAGAAGGCGTAATTGACAATATCCCAGAAATGCCTGTACAAGGAAATCATGAAACTTATTCAAATAATGATTTTGCATCAGCTGCACCGAAGGATTTTAAAGGACAGTTCTCAGTACCAGATAATGGTTTAAGTTCTCTTATAGGACAGACATATTCTTATGATTATGGAAATGTTCACTTTGTAGTTTTAGACAGTCAGGAAGATGAAGAAGCTCCTTCTAATGATAAATTCCTTGAAGATCAGGCTGAGTGGCTTGAAAATGATTTAAAACACAATACACAGAAATGGACAATTGCAATGTTCCATAAAACTCCATATTATAATAAGAAAACAAGAAACAATCCTGCAGTAAAAGATATTCTTACACCTGTTTTAGAAAAATATCATGTAGATGTAGTATTTAATGGACATGATCATGCAATTTCAAGAACATATGCAATAAATGATGATGATTATACAGCTGATTTTTCAAATGGAACAGTTTACTATGTAACAGGAAGAAGTGGAGACAAATACTATACAGATTTAAGAGATAAAGTATGGAATGCACATTTTGTCGATTGTCAGGATAGCCCTTGTTATCAGGTAGTTGATATAGATGATGGAAAGCTTACAATTGATTCATATAAATATAATACAATAGATATAAGTAAAGCAAATCCTAAAAATGTTATCTATAATACTCCTCAAAAAGTAGATAGTTTCACTATAGACAAAGATAATCCTGAAAACAGCACAAAGATGCAGCTAAGAAAAACAACAAATACTTCTTTATCAATAGCAGGAACTCTTCAGACAAATTATGGAGTAACAAATAGTTCTAATAAAGGATATATAGATCCATCATCAATTGCACAGTATTATGGTGGCACATACGATAAAAACACCTTAACACTTACTGTAAAAGATAAATCTTATAAATTTAATAAAGAAGATTTATTAAAGAATGATGCTTCAAAAGTATGTATAGATGCATTATATAAACAAGGAATAGATGTTAAATATAATAAAGAAATAAACTGTGTACTCGTTGATTTTACGTCTAGAATTACAGATGAAATGATATCTGATTTTGATGGAATAAAATTAAATAAATAA